A stretch of DNA from Scomber scombrus chromosome 9, fScoSco1.1, whole genome shotgun sequence:
catgcagcgcgtgaaatgtcacacttggtgacgccgtttcaatttcaacatcattgggggtgggtgtggcaaggggtctccatagcgccccctaacagcaggtcatgtgaccacaaactttgtctgatcttcgtgaaatttacaggactcatagcactcatgggtaaacccccaaattatttttttcaaaattttcgctcttacaggaagtgagttattgtgcatttcctgcgtcaattttccatttttccctctgcctttagaggactttcccgtcttcacagaatcaccaaattgtacacatacgtcaacagacacacatattgcctactgacaaagtttgggatttttaagtgagaaaatgactccacagcgccccctggaagatttcaaagtttaaccattatatgaataccttatcccgtttcatttctggtcttggtctgccatctagtggagacattaaccccatcacacaatgttccattgaagcagcaggagcaaagacctttacatggctgctgtcaatgccctgcgactgcgacaagcactgacgttcctgcgtatgaagacctctacctgcgcgccctccgactgcgccacagtccgacgtgcgtggatgtgcgagggcccttcgacactgcttgcagttttaattattattattattattattattattcacgttcttatgccgtgtcatgaatcgcatttttggcggcttgaacataaatgaaaactcatgaaattctgcacacacgtcgcagctggtgaaaatttatttaatttaacgtgattggacgcaagcgtggtaaggggactcgctagcgccccctaacgtcgggtcatgtgaccacaaatcctctcggatcggcatgaaatttaaatatgttacagctctcatcggatcattgggaaattaattttgtggaatttttttaccaaacaggaagttgaccacgcggcgtggcgtgcaccgattttcacaatttcgaacaacgctttgaggactttatgatgttcacagaatcatgaaacctgccacgtaggtttcaaatcatgagctctttcatctgataccacatttgcccaatattttggcccaacagctcagtagcgccccctaatgccttttcccacttagcatgtactgacaagctctaaaactcaccaaattggacacacttgtcaagactcacgaatattattttttggtataaccgcaactttttaagtgccaaaatgactctacagcgccccctagaacattaaaagttgaagccccgccttctacatgcacgtacatgaacgaaatttaggaatcatatatatcatgaccagacgcacaaaaaagcctcttggacccataccctaagtccaacaggaagtcggccatcttggatcacaggtgcattttttccgccacaggtgcatttttccaggcctcgtactttaacgcactcctcctgcagttttgactccacagacttaagattcgcattgtatcatcatcagaccttgatgatgtaaacttgacaacagatttttcctacgttataccaggtgggcgtggctgttgtttgtttgtataaacaaacaactccttataactcctccatacattgtcggatgttaatacatgcactgcgtaaaatgtcacacctggtaacgccgtttcaatttcaacatcattgggggtgggtgtggcaaggggtctccatagcgccccctaacagcaggtcatgtgaccaaaaacgttgtctgatcttcgtgaaatttacaggactcatagcacttatgggtaaacccccaaattaattttttcaaatttttcactcaaacaggaagtgagttattttgcatttcctgcgtcaatttaccatttttccaacagcgtttaaaggactttcccgtcttcacagaatcaccaaattgtacacatacgtcaacagtcacacatattgcctactgacaaagtttgggatttttaagtgagaaaatgactccacagcgccccctggaagatttcaaagtttaaccattatatgaataccttatcccctttcatttctggtcttggtctgccatctagtggagacattaaccccccttcacacaatgttccattgaagcagcaggagcaaagacctttacatggctgctgtcaatgccctgcgactgcgacaagcactgacgttcctgcgtaagaagacctctacctgcgcgccctccgactgcgccacagtccgacgtgcgtggatatgcgagggcccttcgacactgcttgcagttttaattattattattattcttccgacatttcgtgccccaatttcgcccctttcccaaatgcgaaaatgcttatacttttgcacggacgtccggcctcatccgaaattcgatatttttgggtggtcgcacatggtcgacgcagaatggcggaatagcgccccctacaaagtccaaaaatgcccatagggaattttgctaactttgtcctatgctcacaaaattcggtacacatatgtattatacccacatatgcaaaaaagcctcctgacctcatgacctcaacccaacaggaagtcggccattttggttttgatttttcccgcctaaaattaactcctcccacagcgttcgcccgatcaagttcaaattaggtacgcaacatctccagatcTAGCTGAGCTTAaattgtgctctgcgcatccgtaggtcaaagggcgtgtctgccagggctcaactaactttggcgtgctcgccatgtacatacgagtggctctcacgcccacatacttcatccaatcagcttcaaacttgctggacatgatgatggctccgccctgaacgtcccgatatattaccTTCCCActtaactcatagcgccccccggtggtaacagtaagttaactaagattcattaaaattacatactttgccccatcaacttcattcagaaccagttggtgaagctacattatgaagactgtgaagctacgagttatggcgtccgtgtggcgacgcggcgaccatcaattcctcgccatgaaaatacgtttggctttttgatggctttattgaactcgtatcatcatgaaaattggtacacaggtccaggttgccgacctcaacgtctccattcgctcataggcgatctcactcgtgtcgccccctagtggaaacaggaagtgccatattttacatcatcattgtgcgatttccacaaaacttcacatgtgtaatcactgtcccaccctgaacgcaaccgcttgtgttttgttacactctactgccccctggtggatgaaccatcaacctctcataactccttcatgctttgtccaattcactccaaacttcacatgactgatgagtggccgccctgaacacaccagaccacaccagaccatatgtgtaactacctgtgactgccccctactggatgaatgaaacattgcatttttggcctccttccaggttttttctcaatttctgcttcacgccacagccccgccatgcctcaggccccgcggtggcatgggtgagcgagggcccgccatcgccgcttgcggctttaattttgtttgtttctgtttgatcagaatttaaaatatatgtgaTTGCTCCCATCTTTTTCAAACATTATTGatgtaaataaaccttttaaagcattaaacagTAAGAGCTTTAACAGTTGATCTCTAGTGTTgttatatgggtcaatgacgtataaggattttcaacgaCTCAAtttaagaataataaaaacaagcatatctaatgcagtagttcaaacattcagaatgttgtgtacctgaaaatccatattacaatttgaaagtgattttagtggcgtttttcaagattaattggcactggccttaaaaaaaagtcatgtggtgcgaccatgattcatcttgaaatatcttatataaataaaagatcatcatttacaaaataaaatttaaaaaaagcaaatactttgtttccaaacagtttatattactgaaaactgaaaaaaagatgtgaagcgtgttaagtaaattaatttatttcaagatgaatcatggtcacaccacatgactttttttaaggccagtgccaagtgttaatcttgaaaaacccactaaattcacttaatttcaaatgtataatatggatcttctggtacacaacattctgaatgtttgaactactgcattagatatgcttgtttttattattctaaaattgagttgttgtaaatccttatacgtcattgacccatatatttAGCTGCTGTTGGTTGGCACAAAACTTTCAACTcaacaaatcaaaacagaaaTTTAATTCTTCAGTCCTCCAAATCAAAAAAGTCCATCAGTCTTGGTCTCCTGTCCACCAACATGAAGCCCTCTGTCATAAATCTTTTAGTACTATTCGATACAGATTTAAGTTTTGATCCATACATCAAAAAAGTTGTTCAGTCCTGctacctgaaaataagaaccaTCTCTAAACTCAAGCCAACGCTCTCCCACTCTGAcctcaaaaaatgtattcatgctttcctttttctcctcactAGATTATTGTGACTCCCTCCTTTCAGGCATCACACCAAATTCTCTCTTTCACCTCCAACTAGTTCAGAACGCAGCAGCTCGGCTTCTTACCGGTTTTAACAGACAACATCACATCACCCCGATCCTGTCTTCTCTCCACTGGCTCCCTGCTCACTTTACagttgattttaagattttattgatcacttttaaagcacgTCTGGGTCTGGCTCGAAGCTATATAACAGAGATGTTGACCCTGTATGAGCCAGCCTGCAGCCTTAGATCCTCAGGTGGGGCCCTTCTGGCTGCTCCAAAGTTGAGGCTAAAATCTAAAGATGACCATGCTTTTGCCGTCAGGACCTCCTCAAATTTAAAACGACTGAGGAAATAAGGCTTGCAGAATCAGTAACTTCTATTTAATAACTTCTTAAATTTCATTTCTACAGActtgcttttatgtgatgttgtttgttcattgttattgtcttttaactttttatcaACTCCTTATTGTGTTTCATTGTCTTCTACTTTTGCCTTGTTAATGTCAGCCTTGTTACTGCTGTCAGTGTTGTAAGtctttgctttgtctgtcaaagcactttgtaaactctgCTTTTAAAAGGTTCgataaattgtattattattatttaaaaagaatgattcaggtttgtattttaaatgtaggtGAGCTAcctttttttgtggacatttttatcATGGATTGTAcctttaaatcatgcaaaaatagataaaaatctTTCCGTGCTTCAGTTTAAAGGAAGATAATGATCAATATAGCATACAGAGCAATTCATTACTCTACATTATGGAGTTATTACACTTTAATGAAATTATTTGACCTCATAACATTAGGTGTACAATTCTGTATGTATGTTGAGAGTCTATTTTTAGAGGAGGACGTGACAACGTTGAGCTtcacacaacaaacagaacagagtAATATTGTGACTCCACTGCAGGTCAACAGTGCTATGCAGCAGTGTGAATGTTATCATTTCACACCTTAGTGTATGTGTTTCCGTAACAAATGAGGAACTGAAGTAATCAGTAGAGTTAAATAATCTTCTTTCTTTGCCATGTAATGAACAACGACAGAAACAaccatcatttaaaacaactgTCACATAAACAAAAATCTCTTAAGGTGAaatttggtttgactgttttaatAATTCAAAGACTTTCTTGTACTAAACAGGCTTCGAACCAATTCCAAGTACAAATGAATGGTCAATATGTTGAACAGCTGTCATCATCAAATCCCAGTTTAATGGCAGAATAATGCTTTGTTCAGTCTTTTTATCAAATTGGAAATCATGGTATATTGCTGCTTTTATTGAACGATCAGTATCCAGCCTGAATCAACCCAGCTCACGCATGATTGATGACCAACTAACCTTTAAGGCTCATGTGGCCTCAATTCCTCGGCCATGTCAATTTGCCCTTAACCACATCAGAATAATCAGACTCTTCCTGTCTGAGCATGCAGCATAACTGGTGCTGGCTCTCATAATAGCATGCATTGACTATTGCAACTCCTTACTGGCAGACCTCCCTGCATGTACGTTCAGACCTCTGCAGACGATCCAAAACACAGCAGCTAGATCCTCACTTGTTTTATATTAAGTCTCCGATGTACATCACTTTAGATAAAAACATCTGCTAAATCAAATTATAAATTGCAAATGATCTTTAAGTTGATCATGTTCCTTAATTTCAGATAACGTAGTATTTAACTGTTTAACCTTCAGTGTTTCTTATGTAGCTTTTAAGTGCAACTGAATATTATTCTCCATCATTCTAATACAATATTTACCTTGCACTCTGCATAAATTACACTGTGCCTTTTTATGACTGGATACTTCATTGTCTTAACCTgaatttaaaatacagtttgttgtgtttttatgtgctcAACATGCTGTTGTAATAATGAGCAGCCAGTGGGTTCGAAGGCTGAGACAGCATGTTTCAATTAAATCTGACTTGTTATCATTGATTTTGAGATGAGGATTATGTGCTACAATATGTCATATGAATACTTATTTTGTCTCAGTGGTGAGATAGAGAGACAACAAGTTTCACGGTTTCACCTGAACATAATACGATGTTTTTTGAATATATCTTTTATATTGGACTTTTCTATTGGAAAAGTAAGCCTTTCAGTCTCAAATCTTTTTTCAGTAGGAATGAGGGACGTTTCCTTTTCTTCCAAAgagtccaacacacacacacgaatgcTCTCTGTCATTTTAGAGGTAAAAAGAGAAGTGACACAAGAACCACTTCCTTTTCCCCTCTCTGCCTATTAAAAGATGAATACGAACGACGCTCTGCTTGGTCAAAGTTTCCACACATTCTCTTCTGAGGCTGATCACATACAGGACTGTATTTCAAGCCGATCAATGCAGGATTGTTATGTTTTATACTGAATAAAGTAAAGAAGTTTGTCAGAAAGCTGCTGACTGgtaaacagaggctgaacagTGAGGAGACATGAAAGCTGTGGTTAGACTGTTGGTGATACTGCTGGGAGTCTCTCATGGTAAGCTGTTTCACTATCTGACATGTTAATATTGGATTTAACATTTTGTGAATAACATGTCGTGCAGCTATGACTTTTTATGCAGCTGTAGGTGTAGGAAGTGTAATGAGAAGTTCTTCAGTGACGTGCAATGCAGCTCAAATAGACTATAAACCATCTGTGGTGGTTCCTTGATCACTTCTAAAGATAAATACAGTCGTGAGAGTCAACTGACAGCTGCAGCAATTTAAAACTgatgttcctgtttttctttggtCCATCaggtttttaataaatgaaaaaaacaaagaaacaaagaaacaaacgaaaacaaaaaaagagcaatagCAAATCTGGAGATCAATTCAACAGTAAAAATTACAGTTGTTATATACTAAAGATGAATCTATTGAATTATACTTTTAGGATGAACATAGGCTACTTCTTTCCCAACAGTTCAGAAATGTAagtaaaagattaaataaaacatcaaaaacacacaagtatATCATGCTTAtactgactgtgtgtatgtgtgtgtgtgtgtgtgtgtgtgtgtgtgtgtgtgtgtgtgtgtgtgtgtatgtgtgtgtgtgtgtgtatgtgtgtgtgtgtgtgtttgtgtgagtttaACTTAAGATGTATGAAATGACTGAGTCAATTTAAGATGTGTCGTCcccataaaaatataatttacaagTTTTGGAAAAGTTTGGATCCCAAAGAATAAAGCTCTGTATATGtgtaaaaacatacacaatcaGTTtgtgatgaataaatgaagttaatttaataataatctaaataacaaaatataatacagtgaaataaaCTGTTAACTAACAGGCCTGTGTAAAACTAGCTGTGGTCTGAGAGAGACGGAGCTGTTTCTgttataaaacatgaatatacataaaacattgtTATGGTCATAAATTTAATAGAAATTGAATGATCACATTTgtgataataacattttttaataatgtatttttctatttttccagGTGTTGAAACTCACTGTGACGGTAGACAGGATGGAGCTCAGTGTTATGGAGCTCTGGGAGGAACTGTGGTGATCCAGCTGATGGACAGAGCCTCAGAAATACTGAGATACcaatggcaaaaaaacaaaacatcaacaatTCTTGATGTGAAAAAGAATATGATTGTGTTTAATCAGATGGAGGACAGATCTGTCTTTACTCCCAGTAATGGAACATTTAGGATAAATAATCTGAACTGGTCTGATGGTGCTGAATATAACCTTATAATCACTGATTCAAAAGGAAAGGAATCAGAACAACGGACTCTTCAGTTGTCTATTCAAGGTAAATAACTTaaaatttattttgtattattcagAATATACCAAAAGctatatcatttgaaatataGATTAAAAATTAATAACTCAAATGATGTCGGAAATTTAAACTAGGTAAATACActtacataaatacacatagcACAATGCAAATactatttcttcattttatctttgtaaacaaaatatttcacatgaaaCACTCAAAGTCTGCCACTGCAACATAACTACAGTTTAACGCTAGACTTACTGAAGCTTTTAATTCTGTACATCTCCATATGAATTTACATTGTAAACACTGAATATCTTTATGGCCACATTAAACAAAagtaacctgtgtgtgtgtctctcagctCCTGTGTCCTCTGTCCGTCTGGCCTCTGAGTGTCTGTCCCAGGGAGAGATGAGGGTGTCCTGCTCCTCTGAGGGAGGGGACAGTCCTCAGTACAGCTGGACTCtggatgaacacacactgacagacgaTCAGCTCCTCTCTGGAAGTAAAGAGACCAACATCATCACTCTGAAACAAGACGTGTCAGGACTCCTGGTCTGCTCGGTCAGGAATCACATCAGTAATGTCTCTAAAGAAGAGAAGATATCTACCTGTGGTGAGACACAACATAACTAGATATTATCAACTTGATAATTGATGATCACACTGTACATTATTCACAGTTGATCTCTTGGTTTGCTTGTAGGCTTCATATTCATCAACTGTACCTCATCCAATGGGACAAACATATCACAGTGGGTGTACGAAGCCAATAACACCCTGTGTATTGAGCCAACTACAACTCCTATCATGATCACAGACCCCAAGACCTCCACTGAGGGTAAGGAGATTGTGCCAATTAAACCCTCCACTAATACCACACCCTCCAATCAAACCACATCCATCAAAGATGACCAATGGTTCATTAGTAAGTGAAAACTGACTCTGCTGCAGTGGAttcatttgtgtcattttatcttttttgtcttgtgtATGTCTACATAAAAACACTATTAAGTCATTAATAATATGGTTACTGACAGACATGTGTGTCTCTTGTGTCTTTTATCACTAAAACAGATCATCTGCCAGTAATTGGTGGAGTCCTCGCAGCGCTGATGATTCTGTTAATCATCGGGGTGGCAGTCGTCTGCTctcagaggaaaaaacaaagcaacaaaccTAAAGGTACAACGTTTATTTCTCCACCACTGCATTCATAGATTATTTTTTGTCTACTTAAAGGAATAGACTGACATGTTAGGAAATGGACTGATTTGCTTTCTTgttgagagttagatgagaagattgatatcagTCGTATATTCGTTAAATATCAGCCGTTAGCTtagcaaaaaggaaaaagcaaacacctctaaagttcactcattcacatcattttttcttaattagtGAATTTTAGAGgcagaagtgtttttttcaacctttttgaCGGAATCGgactagctgtttccagtctttatgctaaactaagccaACTGTCTCCCAGGCTATcacttcatatttaatgtataaaaagGAGAGAGATATCAATCTTTTAAAGTCTGCTGcccaaaatgttaaagaatTTCTAATCCACTGTTATAACTTTATTATGTGTACTCAGGCAGTGTTTAATGTGTTCCTCCTTCCActctgcagaagaagaagatgggcAAGAATTGACCTATGCTGAAGTCAACATTGTGCAGCGGCAGAGGAGGCAGATGCATCAGAGGGAAGAGACAGAGGTGGAGTACGGCCAGGTCAAGTTTTCAAGGCGACCTCAGTCATCTGTTGTTCCCACACAAGATGAATGCGTGTACTCTCAGGTCCGTAAGAACAGGTGATCTGCAGTGtcaagcaatttttttttttacaaagactGTTAAAGGCAGAAGGAGGTGCTGTTGTTAAGATGCATTTCTCATCTTTATTTCATAAGATTTGAGAACAATACAAGCCATCAGAGTTTACgggtattattataattattcatcACTTCTATTGTTCTCCTGGATTATGGATGACATCAGTATCATTTAGGATGAAAACCTGCCAAAGGAGCTCAGGTACATCATTTGAGTTACACTGTGGCTACGTTTTATAGACTTTTTGTATACAGtaatattgaatatattttttaaatatatatatttaaatccaATTCTTTATGTTTACATGATGTAATATATacttgtttcttctcttttctaatTTATAagcatatttacatttaattaattgttaaaacactttaaacttgCAGTACACATGTTCTTACAGTGGTTTATGAAAGGTTTtgtacagtgcagtgtgtgttcag
This window harbors:
- the LOC133985605 gene encoding uncharacterized protein LOC133985605, whose product is MIVFNLMEDRSVFTPRDGTFRINNLNWSDGAEYNLIITDSKGKESEQRTLQLSIQAPVSSVRLASECLSQGEMRVSCSSEGGDSPQYSWTLDGHTLTDDQLLSGSKETNIITLKQDVSGLLVCSVRNHISSVSKEEKISTCGFIFINCTSSNGTNISQWVYEANNTLCIEPTTTPVMITDLKTSTVAPVSSVRLASECLSQGEMRVSCSSEGGDSPQYSWTLDEHTLTDDQLLSGSKETNIITLKQDVSGLLVCSVRNHISNVSKEEKISTCGFIFINCTSSNGTNISQWVYEANNTLCIEPTTTPIMITDPKTSTEDHLPVIGGVLAALMILLIIGVAVVCSQRKKQSNKPKEEEDGQELTYAEVNIVQRQRRQMHQREETEVEYGQVKFSRRPQSSVVPTQDECVYSQVRKNR